The Deltaproteobacteria bacterium genome window below encodes:
- a CDS encoding lipopolysaccharide biosynthesis protein — protein sequence MAQVEFKTLARSTLVAWLAEAWRIGSRFILTPIVLAKIGKDGYGVWTLVFSLSNYVSMVNASFGVAYIKATAECMRSGDQARLERILGSGMLVIGGVAVFGLGATWVLGASILDAINVPARFIGQGRVALMLIMGCLVLRMSVGCALEVLAGLQRIDLTYKLYILASFVEFFVTLPLLFLGFDIVGMGVGYAVGQVVCIAVAWISLRRMAPQLRLSPLAWTKDGVREVFSLGGRFQVLGIVTTSVMEGVKILLSVLLGVGWVAIYDLCDKLLTLGKSLSSSVLAPLLAAFADLQAGGERERERGLFVQASKALAVVSSGTFAFLAVLGGPVLLAWTNQDVAEAALALQLLAVGEVLMLQTGVISANLRAQGKVMLELATAMIATAIVLVSVVPLARAFDFDGIVVSRLAGQAIAALWYMRAFFRFANLSARSYVEGARIGPVVAVVAIAAALVFAGHLLLAPLLVGVMPPRWAAALEVAVLAVPYAVVLVGGSWRFVVAADERDQLRAIVMRKLGKLRRGAAPPP from the coding sequence ATGGCGCAGGTCGAGTTCAAGACGCTGGCGCGCAGCACCCTGGTCGCATGGCTGGCGGAGGCGTGGCGCATCGGCTCGCGCTTCATCCTGACGCCGATCGTGCTCGCCAAGATCGGCAAGGACGGCTATGGCGTGTGGACGCTGGTGTTCAGCCTGTCGAACTACGTGTCGATGGTGAACGCGAGCTTCGGGGTCGCCTACATCAAGGCCACTGCCGAGTGCATGCGCAGCGGCGATCAGGCGCGGCTGGAGCGGATCCTCGGCTCGGGCATGCTGGTGATCGGCGGCGTCGCGGTGTTCGGGCTCGGCGCAACCTGGGTGCTGGGCGCGTCGATCCTCGACGCCATCAACGTACCGGCCCGCTTCATCGGCCAGGGGCGCGTCGCGCTGATGTTGATCATGGGCTGCCTGGTGCTGCGCATGAGCGTGGGCTGTGCGCTCGAGGTGCTGGCCGGTCTGCAGCGCATCGATCTCACCTACAAGCTCTACATCCTCGCGTCGTTCGTCGAGTTCTTCGTCACGCTGCCGCTGTTGTTCCTCGGCTTCGACATCGTCGGCATGGGCGTCGGCTATGCCGTCGGCCAGGTGGTGTGCATCGCGGTGGCGTGGATCAGCCTGCGACGCATGGCGCCGCAGCTGCGGCTCAGCCCGTTGGCGTGGACCAAGGACGGCGTGCGCGAGGTCTTCTCCCTGGGCGGACGCTTCCAGGTGCTGGGCATCGTCACGACCAGCGTGATGGAGGGCGTGAAGATCCTGCTGTCGGTGCTGCTCGGGGTCGGTTGGGTCGCGATCTACGATCTGTGCGACAAGCTGCTGACCCTCGGCAAGTCGCTGTCGTCGTCGGTGCTGGCGCCGCTGCTGGCCGCGTTCGCCGATCTACAGGCCGGCGGCGAGCGCGAGCGCGAGCGCGGGCTGTTCGTGCAGGCCAGCAAGGCGCTCGCGGTGGTGTCGAGCGGCACCTTCGCGTTCCTGGCGGTGCTGGGCGGCCCCGTGCTGCTGGCGTGGACCAACCAAGACGTCGCGGAGGCCGCGCTCGCGCTGCAGCTGCTCGCGGTCGGTGAGGTCTTGATGCTGCAGACCGGGGTGATCTCGGCCAACCTGCGCGCGCAGGGCAAGGTCATGCTCGAGCTCGCGACCGCGATGATCGCGACCGCGATCGTGCTGGTCTCGGTGGTGCCACTGGCGCGTGCGTTCGACTTCGACGGCATCGTGGTGTCGCGCCTGGCCGGCCAGGCCATCGCCGCGCTGTGGTACATGCGGGCGTTCTTCCGCTTCGCGAACCTGTCGGCGCGCAGCTACGTCGAGGGCGCGCGCATCGGCCCGGTCGTGGCCGTGGTCGCGATCGCGGCGGCGCTGGTGTTCGCGGGTCACCTGCTGCTGGCGCCCTTGCTGGTCGGCGTGATGCCACCGCGGTGGGCCGCCGCGCTCGAGGTCGCGGTGTTGGCGGTGCCGTATGCGGTGGTGCTCGTCGGCGGCAGCTGGCGCTTCGTGGTCGCGGCCGACGAGCGCGACCAGCTGCGCGCGATCGTCATGCGCAAGCTCGGCAAGCTGCGGCGCGGCGCGGCGCCGCCCCCGTGA
- the wecB gene encoding UDP-N-acetylglucosamine 2-epimerase (non-hydrolyzing), with product MNPAPPVTSTRTGGTLARIARPRQRTQGGRGAGDDVGRPAEDVALAPRSWTTACYACGRVSAPKTDSPTVTFVLGTRPEAVKLAPVIHAAAAHDDWRVRLCSSGQHRELLRPFLDTFALVPDVELDVMVPGQSLGALLGAVVTAVERVIVAEAPALLVVQGDTTTVLGAALAAAQQRVPVAHVEAGLRTHDRSAPFPEENNRVLVGQLAALHLCPSRRACDNLAREGVDPSRVVLTGNTVVDAVRWIRARAPEGDLRERAAALPSLRDDAKLVLVTGHRRESFEGGLARVCQALRELAAAHPEVDFVYPVHLNPHVRAEVARGLGDLANVHLVAPVGYATSIWLIARAHLVITDSGGIQEEAPELGKPVLVTRVATERPEAVEMGAAKIVGYEPEVLVAHAHAWLADAEAYAAVVPRRNPFGDGLAAARCVAAMRRQLGLPVDDVPPWSQA from the coding sequence ATGAACCCCGCTCCGCCAGTGACGAGCACGCGCACGGGCGGCACGCTAGCAAGAATCGCGCGGCCGCGACAGCGCACCCAAGGTGGGCGCGGAGCCGGCGACGACGTGGGGCGGCCGGCCGAAGACGTCGCTCTCGCGCCGCGCAGCTGGACCACGGCCTGCTACGCTTGCGGTCGCGTGTCCGCGCCCAAGACCGACTCGCCGACCGTCACGTTCGTGCTCGGCACGCGGCCCGAGGCGGTGAAGCTCGCGCCCGTGATCCACGCGGCGGCCGCCCACGACGACTGGCGCGTGCGGCTGTGCAGCAGTGGACAGCACCGCGAGCTGCTGCGGCCGTTTCTCGACACCTTCGCGCTGGTGCCCGACGTCGAGCTCGACGTGATGGTGCCGGGACAGAGCCTGGGCGCACTGCTCGGGGCGGTGGTCACCGCGGTCGAGCGCGTGATCGTGGCCGAGGCGCCGGCGCTGCTGGTGGTGCAGGGCGACACCACCACGGTGCTCGGTGCCGCGCTGGCGGCTGCGCAGCAACGCGTGCCGGTGGCCCATGTCGAGGCCGGCCTGCGCACCCACGATCGCAGCGCGCCGTTCCCCGAGGAGAACAACCGCGTGTTGGTGGGGCAGCTGGCCGCGCTGCACCTGTGCCCGTCACGGCGCGCGTGCGACAACCTCGCGCGCGAGGGCGTCGATCCGTCGCGCGTGGTGTTGACCGGCAACACCGTGGTCGACGCGGTGCGATGGATCCGCGCGCGCGCCCCCGAGGGCGATCTTCGTGAGCGTGCGGCCGCGCTGCCGTCGCTGCGCGATGATGCCAAGCTCGTGCTCGTCACCGGCCATCGCCGCGAGAGCTTCGAGGGCGGGCTCGCGCGGGTGTGCCAGGCGCTGCGCGAGCTGGCGGCGGCGCATCCCGAGGTCGACTTCGTGTATCCGGTGCACCTGAACCCCCACGTGCGGGCCGAGGTCGCCAGGGGGCTCGGTGATCTCGCCAACGTGCACCTGGTGGCGCCGGTCGGCTACGCCACCTCGATCTGGCTCATCGCACGGGCCCACCTGGTCATCACCGACTCGGGCGGCATCCAAGAGGAAGCGCCCGAGCTCGGCAAGCCGGTGCTGGTGACCCGCGTCGCGACCGAGCGCCCCGAGGCGGTCGAGATGGGCGCGGCGAAGATCGTCGGCTACGAGCCCGAGGTGTTGGTGGCCCACGCCCACGCGTGGCTTGCGGACGCCGAGGCCTACGCCGCCGTGGTGCCGCGTCGCAATCCGTTCGGCGACGGCCTCGCGGCCGCGCGCTGCGTGGCGGCGATGCGGCGGCAGCTGGGCCTGCCGGTCGACGACGTACCGCCGTGGTCGCAGGCGTGA
- a CDS encoding glycosyltransferase, with protein MRLLVLVPDLVRQGPLRSVTEFLARHPKAERIAISRRMLVHPRLYTHVAWGGTLNNMRHAALARSLGVDARLVSPSGKDTYGDFNVVKLPYMRWSDRRDDDVVLVPDFCTELANDVRGQAIVYLQVPIHLHPNFDYMSDRMTLWTDSPHMLELCRKAFPGKDIPIVPNIVDNDTFPFVPQSEREPGLIFAFPRKGPEYIQATRDHYARLGGKFWRFELIDGVPLQELAARMQRAQAFLASADVEGCALPPQESMACGMVVVGKSASGANFSMEHRKTAMIAETPERAAECLIELEDAQLRDTISKNAYAFISRYFPSGEPRAFWRRTLTQLGFALPN; from the coding sequence ATGCGCCTGCTCGTCCTCGTCCCCGATCTCGTCCGCCAAGGCCCCCTGCGCAGCGTCACCGAATTCCTCGCGCGACACCCCAAGGCCGAGCGCATCGCCATCTCCCGCCGCATGCTCGTGCACCCGCGCCTGTACACCCACGTCGCATGGGGCGGCACGCTCAACAACATGCGCCACGCCGCGCTCGCGCGCTCGCTGGGGGTCGACGCGCGCCTGGTGTCGCCGTCGGGCAAGGACACCTACGGCGACTTCAACGTGGTCAAGCTGCCGTACATGCGATGGTCGGATCGGCGCGACGACGACGTCGTGCTGGTGCCGGACTTCTGCACCGAGCTCGCCAACGACGTGCGTGGCCAGGCGATCGTGTACTTGCAGGTGCCGATCCATCTGCACCCGAACTTCGACTACATGTCCGATCGGATGACGTTGTGGACCGACTCGCCGCACATGCTCGAGCTGTGTCGCAAGGCGTTCCCGGGCAAGGACATCCCGATCGTCCCGAACATCGTCGACAACGACACCTTCCCCTTCGTGCCGCAGAGCGAGCGCGAGCCCGGGCTCATCTTCGCGTTCCCCCGCAAGGGCCCCGAGTACATCCAGGCCACGCGCGACCACTACGCCCGGCTCGGCGGCAAGTTCTGGCGCTTCGAGCTGATCGACGGCGTGCCGCTGCAGGAGCTCGCGGCCCGCATGCAGCGGGCGCAGGCGTTCCTCGCGTCGGCCGACGTCGAGGGCTGCGCTCTGCCACCGCAGGAGTCGATGGCGTGCGGCATGGTGGTGGTCGGCAAGTCGGCCAGCGGCGCCAACTTCTCGATGGAGCACCGCAAGACCGCGATGATCGCCGAGACCCCGGAGCGCGCCGCCGAGTGCCTCATCGAGCTCGAGGACGCGCAGCTGCGCGACACCATCTCGAAGAACGCCTACGCGTTCATCAGCCGCTACTTCCCCAGCGGTGAGCCGCGCGCGTTCTGGCGTCGCACGCTCACCCAGCTCGGCTTCGCCTTGCCCAACTGA
- a CDS encoding NAD-dependent epimerase/dehydratase family protein, with protein sequence MRVLVTGGAGFIGSHIVDALLADGHDVTIVDDLSSGRRENLNPAARFEHVDITDAAAVERVFAAFEPEVVTHQAAQTSVAVSTREPARDAQVNVVGSVHVLEACVRHRVGRLVFASTGGAIYGEVPEPRRAVVGDPTLPLSPYACSKLAVEHYVHMYGQAHGLHATILRYANVYGPRQDPHGEAGVVAIFSRKLLSGAPCRINARREAGDDGCVRDYVSVRDVVNANRLAIAGVLGDGTINICTGRPTTTLEIARGLMHALGLDVPLEHGPWRAGDLERSVLDDTQMRARVGEPLGLDEGLRDTAAWFRDHG encoded by the coding sequence GTGCGCGTGCTCGTCACTGGCGGAGCGGGGTTCATCGGCAGTCACATCGTCGACGCGTTGCTGGCCGACGGCCACGACGTCACGATCGTCGACGATCTCTCCTCGGGCCGCCGCGAGAACTTGAACCCCGCGGCCCGCTTCGAGCACGTCGACATCACCGACGCCGCCGCCGTCGAGCGCGTGTTCGCGGCGTTCGAACCCGAGGTCGTGACCCACCAGGCCGCGCAGACCTCGGTCGCGGTCTCGACCCGCGAGCCCGCCCGCGACGCGCAGGTCAACGTGGTCGGCTCGGTGCACGTGCTCGAGGCCTGTGTCCGCCACCGCGTGGGCCGGCTGGTGTTCGCGAGCACCGGCGGTGCGATCTACGGCGAGGTGCCCGAGCCGCGCCGCGCGGTGGTCGGCGACCCGACGCTGCCGCTGTCACCGTACGCATGCAGCAAGCTGGCGGTCGAGCACTACGTGCACATGTACGGCCAGGCCCACGGCCTGCACGCGACCATCCTGCGCTACGCCAACGTCTACGGCCCGCGCCAGGATCCCCACGGCGAGGCCGGCGTGGTGGCGATCTTCAGCCGCAAGCTGCTGTCGGGCGCGCCGTGCCGCATCAACGCCCGGCGCGAGGCCGGCGACGACGGCTGCGTGCGCGACTACGTCAGCGTGCGCGACGTGGTGAATGCCAACCGCCTCGCGATCGCCGGCGTGCTCGGCGACGGCACCATCAACATCTGCACCGGCCGCCCGACCACGACGCTGGAGATCGCCCGCGGGCTCATGCACGCGCTCGGGCTCGACGTGCCGCTCGAGCACGGCCCGTGGCGCGCCGGCGACCTCGAGCGATCGGTGCTCGACGACACCCAGATGCGTGCGCGCGTGGGCGAGCCGCTCGGGCTCGACGAGGGTCTGCGGGACACCGCGGCGTGGTTCCGCGACCACGGCTAG
- a CDS encoding glycosyl hydrolase family 5, whose translation MGPRSSQRHSTWIGLALALALACTRGAAPPPAQPRPADPATDGSDGAAPAPTPGSAIVRPTAFDGWTVEPAASGGLRVRNHFADVVRSRYVLFGADYRWADPQVQTREDAGVAGASIASTPLDLRGHATLSLDDPRDVTITWQLELGRALQNVSGGGLELDVTLAPGLWGGRAPSFALDDGDRRLRIGSGDDAMELRLEGDAFGFVREPGNPGRVRAILLRGDLPAGTREATLHVTLPASTRVQPSMAARLAASSSASWPTGVVSWDGAPVDVGDTLGREPAGRHGRVRADGDALEFEDGTPVRFWGTNVAAYALFDGDKPDIERQARRLAALGYNLVRLHHHDSAWVEPNIFEPGSRRLREASLDAIDWWIKCLGDAGIYVWLDVHVGRRFRSGDGIGGFDELPDGDGRGFSYVDPRIESLMTDFASRYLARSNRYTQRALQDDPTVALVLLTNENDITHHFGPLMLPGSGRPVHEALMRSRIEPFAKRHHLPLDATLQTWAPGPAKLAMAELEHRWGTRAIAALRKLGVRAPIVTTSLWGDEPLWSLPSLQAGDAIDVHSYGDEGSLGTNPHFEPNFLAMAAMAQVLGRPHLMSEWNVPLPARDRQVAPLYVAAIAALQGWDAPLLYAHVQDPLRAPSSVAPFSTWVDPALVALAPAASIMFRRGDVAAARETLVLTPALADVYGAPLRPETAAALRTGYERSRVVLALPDAPELSWDAKPKLPRGATVVKDLDRDLLPRDGHRVVSDTGEITRDWAEGTLVIDTPRSRAAAGWIGGLTIPLGDGWVALDLPSAAFALTALDDAPLQESAKLLVTIVGQAEHGEAGRVPFRSEPPRGRFALRSTHALVAVPLSGGSGTSGADLSARVPLRPRREGDLQVFDLAGPVPTHWYLLVPEGSLDAGKPRGAGPPAR comes from the coding sequence ATGGGCCCGCGTTCGTCGCAGCGTCACAGCACGTGGATCGGCCTCGCGCTCGCGCTCGCGCTCGCGTGCACGCGCGGCGCCGCGCCACCGCCCGCGCAGCCACGGCCGGCCGATCCCGCCACCGACGGCTCCGACGGCGCAGCGCCGGCGCCGACACCCGGCAGCGCGATCGTCCGGCCGACCGCGTTCGACGGCTGGACCGTCGAGCCGGCCGCCAGCGGCGGGCTGCGGGTGCGCAATCACTTCGCGGACGTCGTGCGCAGTCGCTACGTGCTGTTCGGCGCCGACTATCGCTGGGCCGATCCGCAGGTGCAGACCCGTGAGGACGCCGGGGTCGCGGGCGCGAGCATCGCGTCGACGCCGCTCGACCTGCGCGGACACGCGACGCTGTCCCTCGACGACCCCCGCGACGTCACGATCACGTGGCAGCTCGAGCTCGGCCGCGCGCTGCAGAACGTGTCGGGCGGCGGGCTCGAGCTCGACGTCACGCTGGCGCCCGGACTGTGGGGTGGCCGCGCGCCCAGCTTCGCGCTCGACGACGGCGACCGTCGCCTGCGCATCGGCAGCGGTGACGACGCGATGGAGCTGCGGCTCGAGGGCGACGCGTTCGGCTTCGTGCGCGAGCCCGGCAACCCTGGCCGCGTGCGGGCAATCCTGCTGCGTGGCGATCTCCCGGCCGGCACCCGCGAGGCGACGCTGCACGTGACGCTGCCGGCATCGACCCGGGTGCAGCCGTCGATGGCCGCGCGCCTGGCCGCGTCGTCGTCGGCATCGTGGCCCACCGGCGTGGTGAGCTGGGACGGCGCGCCCGTCGACGTCGGCGACACGCTCGGCCGCGAGCCCGCCGGTCGCCACGGTCGCGTGCGTGCCGACGGCGACGCGCTCGAGTTCGAGGACGGCACGCCGGTGCGCTTCTGGGGCACCAACGTCGCCGCGTACGCCTTGTTCGACGGCGACAAGCCCGACATCGAGCGGCAGGCGCGACGGCTTGCGGCGCTGGGCTACAACCTCGTGCGGCTGCACCACCACGACTCCGCGTGGGTCGAGCCCAACATCTTCGAGCCCGGCTCGAGGCGCCTGCGCGAGGCCTCGCTCGACGCCATCGACTGGTGGATCAAGTGCCTCGGTGACGCCGGCATCTATGTATGGCTCGACGTCCACGTCGGCCGCCGCTTCCGAAGTGGCGACGGCATCGGCGGCTTCGACGAGCTGCCCGACGGCGACGGCCGCGGCTTCTCCTACGTCGACCCGCGCATCGAATCGCTGATGACCGACTTCGCGTCGCGCTACCTCGCGCGCAGCAACCGCTACACCCAGCGCGCGCTGCAGGACGACCCCACGGTGGCGCTGGTGCTGCTGACCAACGAGAACGACATCACGCACCACTTCGGGCCGCTCATGCTGCCGGGCAGCGGCCGCCCGGTGCACGAGGCGCTGATGCGCAGCCGCATCGAGCCGTTTGCGAAGCGGCACCACCTGCCGCTGGACGCCACGCTGCAGACCTGGGCACCCGGGCCGGCCAAGCTCGCGATGGCGGAGCTCGAGCACCGCTGGGGCACCCGCGCGATCGCGGCGCTGCGCAAGCTCGGCGTGCGCGCGCCGATCGTCACCACCAGCCTGTGGGGCGACGAGCCGCTGTGGTCGCTGCCGTCGCTGCAGGCCGGCGACGCCATCGACGTGCACAGCTACGGCGACGAGGGCTCCCTCGGCACCAACCCGCACTTCGAGCCCAACTTCCTGGCGATGGCCGCGATGGCGCAGGTGCTCGGCCGCCCGCACCTGATGAGCGAGTGGAACGTGCCCCTGCCCGCCCGCGATCGCCAGGTCGCGCCGCTGTACGTGGCCGCGATCGCGGCGCTGCAGGGCTGGGACGCGCCGCTTCTGTACGCGCACGTGCAGGATCCCCTGCGCGCGCCCAGCTCGGTGGCGCCGTTCTCGACCTGGGTCGACCCGGCCCTGGTCGCGCTCGCGCCCGCGGCCTCGATCATGTTCCGCCGCGGTGACGTCGCGGCGGCGCGCGAGACCCTCGTGCTGACGCCTGCGCTCGCCGATGTCTACGGCGCGCCTTTGCGGCCCGAGACCGCGGCGGCACTGCGCACCGGCTACGAGCGCTCGCGGGTCGTGCTCGCGCTGCCCGATGCGCCGGAGCTGTCGTGGGACGCCAAGCCGAAGCTGCCGCGCGGCGCGACCGTCGTGAAGGATCTCGATCGCGATCTGTTGCCGCGCGACGGCCACCGCGTGGTCTCGGACACCGGCGAGATCACGCGCGACTGGGCCGAGGGCACGCTGGTCATCGACACGCCGCGCTCGCGTGCCGCGGCGGGCTGGATCGGTGGCCTGACGATTCCCCTCGGCGACGGCTGGGTCGCGCTCGATCTCCCGAGCGCCGCGTTCGCCCTCACGGCCCTCGACGACGCACCGCTGCAAGAGAGCGCGAAGCTGCTGGTGACGATCGTCGGGCAGGCCGAACACGGCGAGGCCGGCCGCGTCCCGTTTCGGTCGGAGCCGCCCCGCGGTCGCTTCGCGCTGCGCTCGACCCACGCGCTGGTGGCGGTGCCGTTGTCGGGCGGCAGCGGCACCAGCGGCGCCGATCTCTCGGCGCGCGTGCCACTGCGACCGCGACGCGAGGGGGATCTGCAGGTGTTCGACCTGGCCGGGCCGGTGCCCACGCACTGGTACCTGCTCGTGCCCGAGGGCAGCCTCGACGCCGGCAAGCCCCGCGGCGCGGGCCCGCCCGCCCGCTGA
- a CDS encoding 2OG-Fe(II) oxygenase: MPTDVLRPLDIPRLRREFREAQPFPFMVVDEFLQPEFAREVAESYPSFESAKSRGRAFDFVNEKKKVQVTDRTKFPEPVQRLEAAIASQSFRDALSEITGIPKLLADEQLVGGGMHVMGSHGRLDVHVDFNLIAERQIHRRLNILIYLNPVWRDQWGGHIELWDREVKRCHHAFLPAFNRCVVFETSERSFHGVSAVECPEDVARQSFAAYYYTREAPPAWDGKTHSTIFRARPDELLRGFVLMPAEKLQRTVRAQVQRAKRGVKRLLLR; the protein is encoded by the coding sequence ATGCCGACCGACGTGCTGCGCCCCCTCGACATCCCCCGACTGCGCCGCGAGTTCCGCGAGGCGCAGCCGTTCCCGTTCATGGTCGTCGACGAGTTCCTGCAGCCGGAGTTCGCCCGCGAGGTCGCCGAGTCGTATCCCAGCTTCGAGAGCGCGAAGAGCCGCGGGCGCGCGTTCGATTTCGTCAACGAGAAGAAGAAGGTGCAGGTCACCGACCGCACCAAGTTCCCCGAGCCGGTGCAGCGACTCGAGGCCGCGATCGCGTCGCAGTCGTTTCGCGACGCACTGTCGGAGATCACCGGCATCCCCAAGCTGCTCGCCGACGAGCAGCTGGTCGGCGGCGGCATGCACGTGATGGGCTCGCACGGTCGGCTCGACGTGCACGTCGACTTCAACCTGATCGCGGAGCGGCAGATCCACCGCCGCCTCAACATCCTCATCTACTTGAATCCGGTGTGGCGCGATCAGTGGGGCGGCCACATCGAGCTGTGGGACCGCGAGGTGAAGCGCTGTCACCACGCGTTCCTGCCGGCGTTCAACCGCTGCGTGGTGTTCGAGACCAGCGAGCGCAGCTTCCACGGCGTGTCGGCGGTCGAGTGCCCCGAGGACGTCGCGCGGCAGTCGTTCGCAGCCTACTACTACACCCGCGAGGCGCCGCCGGCCTGGGACGGCAAGACCCACAGCACGATCTTTCGCGCGCGCCCCGACGAGCTCCTGCGCGGCTTCGTGTTGATGCCGGCCGAGAAGCTGCAGCGCACCGTGCGGGCGCAGGTGCAGCGGGCCAAGCGTGGCGTGAAGCGGCTACTGCTGCGCTAG
- a CDS encoding RNA 2'-phosphotransferase gives MPGAGLRDPVAGSRQLSWLLRHGASEVGLVMDPAGWADVAAVLAYTRLTRAQLELIVRTNDKGRLQLDGDRVRACQGHSTANLAIDRDAIEASWQLHGGDAWLWHGTTREALDAIAREGLRPVARTHVHLAEDPTSTVGKRAGVAWLLAIDPVRVRAAGYAVFVAPNGVRLVRAVPPSCIVGARAMTRRAAARAAEVLALLDVPAV, from the coding sequence ATGCCCGGCGCCGGCCTGCGCGATCCCGTGGCTGGCAGCCGGCAGCTGTCGTGGTTGCTGCGCCACGGCGCCAGCGAGGTCGGCCTCGTGATGGATCCCGCCGGCTGGGCCGATGTCGCGGCGGTGCTGGCGTACACCCGGCTCACGCGGGCACAGCTCGAGCTCATCGTGCGCACCAACGACAAGGGCCGCCTGCAGCTCGACGGCGATCGCGTGCGCGCGTGCCAGGGCCACTCGACCGCCAACCTCGCCATCGATCGCGACGCGATCGAGGCTTCGTGGCAGCTGCACGGGGGCGACGCCTGGCTGTGGCACGGGACCACCCGCGAGGCGCTCGACGCGATCGCCCGCGAGGGCCTGCGACCAGTCGCCCGCACCCACGTGCACCTCGCCGAGGATCCGACGTCCACGGTCGGCAAGCGGGCCGGCGTCGCGTGGCTGCTCGCGATCGATCCGGTGCGGGTTCGGGCCGCCGGCTACGCGGTGTTCGTCGCACCCAACGGCGTGCGCCTCGTCCGCGCGGTGCCGCCGTCGTGCATCGTCGGCGCCCGCGCGATGACGCGGCGCGCCGCGGCGCGAGCGGCCGAGGTGCTCGCGCTGCTCGACGTACCCGCGGTGTGA
- a CDS encoding extensin family protein — MRRRHLVLVLCVPLACGGDTNEAATQAWMSASDDDGTASGVGPDDTTGSDTDAPGSSSAADSDDTTALDESGDSSTGEPHFDCSPWSTTWIGAPCLDDGECSYDGGLCLREDEGFPCGTCSLPCEGLCPDLDGVPETFCIDAADVGLASAGRCLSKCDAALLGGNGCRDGYACAPLERYADPSAGAGVCVPEPFAPPLSACGAQLDALGAAWQPTLHPPEHPDGYPDLTCTIDEPVILVEPYPGVALRYVDSDAPAGVLLGCAAAVATAQTAEVAASLGAVEFVHYGTYNCRPIAGTSTLSQHAYANAIDIYGFTLDDGSAYTVIDDWEDFVDAPVTAGGSWLRDITDALWDMSIWNIILTPEYNDAHDNHVHVDLTPGDHYYYWD, encoded by the coding sequence ATGCGCCGCCGCCACCTCGTCCTCGTGCTGTGCGTGCCGCTCGCCTGCGGCGGCGACACCAACGAAGCCGCGACGCAGGCGTGGATGAGCGCGAGCGACGACGACGGCACCGCGTCCGGCGTCGGACCCGACGACACCACGGGCAGCGACACCGACGCGCCGGGCTCGAGCAGCGCGGCCGACAGCGACGACACCACCGCGCTCGACGAGAGCGGCGACAGCAGCACCGGCGAGCCGCACTTCGACTGCTCGCCGTGGTCGACCACGTGGATCGGCGCGCCATGCCTCGACGACGGCGAGTGCAGCTACGACGGCGGGCTATGCCTGCGGGAAGACGAAGGCTTCCCCTGCGGCACCTGCTCGCTGCCGTGCGAGGGGCTGTGCCCCGACCTCGACGGCGTGCCCGAGACCTTCTGCATCGACGCGGCCGACGTCGGGTTGGCCTCGGCCGGGCGTTGCCTCTCGAAGTGCGACGCCGCGTTGCTCGGCGGCAACGGCTGCCGCGATGGCTACGCCTGCGCGCCGCTCGAGCGCTACGCCGATCCCTCCGCGGGCGCGGGCGTGTGCGTGCCCGAGCCGTTCGCACCGCCGCTGTCGGCCTGCGGCGCCCAGCTCGACGCGCTGGGGGCCGCGTGGCAACCGACGTTGCACCCGCCCGAGCACCCGGATGGCTATCCCGATCTCACGTGCACGATCGACGAGCCGGTGATCCTCGTCGAGCCCTACCCCGGCGTCGCGCTGCGCTACGTCGATTCCGACGCGCCCGCGGGCGTGCTGCTCGGCTGCGCGGCCGCGGTCGCCACCGCGCAGACCGCCGAGGTCGCGGCGTCGCTCGGCGCGGTCGAGTTCGTCCACTACGGCACCTACAACTGTCGCCCGATCGCCGGCACCAGCACGCTCTCGCAGCACGCCTACGCCAACGCGATCGACATCTACGGCTTCACCCTCGACGACGGCAGCGCCTACACGGTGATCGACGACTGGGAGGACTTCGTCGACGCGCCAGTGACCGCGGGCGGCTCGTGGCTGCGCGACATCACCGATGCGCTGTGGGACATGTCGATCTGGAACATCATCCTCACGCCCGAGTACAACGACGCGCACGACAACCACGTGCACGTCGATCTGACACCGGGCGATCACTACTACTACTGGGACTAG